One genomic region from Cygnus olor isolate bCygOlo1 chromosome 29, bCygOlo1.pri.v2, whole genome shotgun sequence encodes:
- the LOC121061044 gene encoding peripheral-type benzodiazepine receptor-associated protein 1-like, whose protein sequence is MIRGGVGQGPVAYSHPSSRRGPARPPSRPVQREEHTQELEALQAQLEAERLRSQELHRRFADEICEMKKTAEQERQLLAEKLRSRWEQQRARELQQLWELSQKQRATEIRQLLREKEARWRQAQELLRQQRDDAIRQARELQQELAEELVKHGCSSSSEARSKLQEVHRQLQWRKDSKQTAHILNLQNELELQRKLFQQYILEQAEGRPPASHSEDRAAAWHRLQTRLGTGTTGTCSSKRPGASGAAGGGGQQTTHSSFKDAHLQGEGKSCGRAVTDVAVQVAAQQEACPPGSGESQLLEEKAHLQHALEDLQRQCSVLQEETRLLRKKRSLELREEVERLQQKTNMLGLLTKHLQEEDRQLKEIALKSGKTAAKTEQVDQQQRGQLETEAGKKLRPHKNLHQERSRLQKRYEELKVRLAEMINENARHAEENSQLRGQKERIEEVRSDNAALKGELVQVTEQRSSAIREARHLQTQLKDLDCELKAMRQLAERRQQQENDLEETKRLLQTKKEEVEHLQRAWAEQRRTHEEDAQVSQAQLRELEKQYQHQSQQCELLSQQLEQEKRKKSNRIGSGLPQVTSSPTAQAYAEQSHDLCNREEGPEGGNGESGAEHVSFIPQSSGQELLKLRKFLARYSYDPFEGPNEHPEEELPLTAGEFIYVYGDMDEDGWFVGELTDGTRGFVPSNLVEEVSDDDLVTTVPPELRDLLQDSDDEVTFCSRRRKKKRRNK, encoded by the coding sequence ATGATCCGGGGTGGTGTGGGCCAGGGGCCCGTGGCGTACAGTCACCCCTCATCCCGTCGGGGCCCAGCGCGACCCCCCAGCAGGCCTGTGCAGCGGGAGGAGCACACGCAGGAACTGGAGGCGCTGCAGGCCCAGCTGGAGGCCGAGCGTCTCCGCTCCCAGGAGCTGCACCGCCGCTTTGCTGATGAAATCTGTGAGATGAAgaagacagcagagcaggagcgGCAGCTTCTGGCTGAGAAGCTACGCTCCAGATGGGAGCAGCAACGGGcacgggagctgcagcagctgtgggagctgagCCAGAAGCAGCGGGCAACAGAGATCCGTCAGCTGCTGCGTGAGAAGGAGGCCAGGTGGCGCCAGGCACAGGAGCTGCTCCGACAGCAGCGGGACGACGCCATCCGCCAGGcgcgggagctgcagcaggagctggccgAGGAGCTGGTGAAGCacggctgcagcagcagcagcgaggccCGCAGCAAGCTGCAGGAGGTCCACAGGCAGCTCCAGTGGCGGAAGGACAGCAAGCAGACCGCCCACATCCTAAACCTCCAGAATGAGCTGGAACTGCAGAGAAAACTCTTCCAGCAGTACATCctggagcaggctgaggggcGGCCGCCTGCCTCCCACAGCGAagacagggctgcagcctggcaccGCCTGCAGACTCGCCTGGGCACAGGGACCACCGGGACCTGCTCTTCGAAGCGCCCCGGTGCatctggtgctgctggtggaggagggCAGCAGACAACCCACTCCAGCTTCAAAGACGCTCACCtccagggagaagggaagagctgCGGGCGGGCGGTCACAGACGTGGCTGTTCAGGTCGCAGCGCAACAAGAGGCCTGTCCACCTGGCAGTGGAGagagccagctgctggaggagaaagcTCATCTGCAGCATGCCCTGGAGGACCTGCAGAGGCAATGCAGTGTCCTTCAAGAGGAGACCCGccttctgaggaagaaaaggtcTCTGGAActgagggaggaggtggagaggctCCAGCAGAAGACTAATATGCTAGGCCTCCTTACCAAGCACCTGCAAGAAGAAGACAGGCAACTGAAAGAGATCGCCTTGAAATCTGGAAAGACTGCTGCAAAGACAGAGCAGGTCgaccagcagcagagagggcAATTGGAAACCGAGGCTGGGAAAAAACTTAGGCCTCACAAGAACCTGCATCAGGAACGCTCAAGACTGCAGAAAAGGTACGAGGAGCTGAAAGTGCGTCTAGCAGAGATGATAAATGAAAATGCCAGACACgcagaagaaaattctcagctCCGTGGGCAGAAGGAGCGGATAGAGGAGGTTCGGTCTGACAACGCTGCTCTGAAGGGGGAACTCGTGCAAGTGACAGAGCAGCGAAGTTCTGCCATCAGAGAGGCCAGACATCTTCAAACGCAACTGAAAGATCTGGATTGTGAACTGAAAGCCATGAGACAACTGGCAGAACGAAGGCAACAACAGGAGAACGACCTCGAGGAAACAAAGCGACTGCTGCAGACGAAAAAAGAGGAAGTTGAGCATTTGCAGAGGGCTTGGGCAGAGCAAAGGAGGACACATGAGGAAGACGCGCAAGTGTCTCAAGCGCAGCTGAGAGAATTAGAGAAACAGTATCAGCACCAAAGTCAACAATGTGAGCTGCTCTCTCAGCAACttgagcaagaaaaaagaaaaaaatccaaccgTATCGGTTCAGGACTACCACAGGTGACATCTTCTCCCACAGCACAGGCCTATGCAGAGCAGTCCCATGACCTTTGCAACCGTGAAGAGGGCCCTGAGGGTGGGAACGGAGAATCAGGAGCGGAGCATGTGTCCTTCATCCCGCAGTCCTCGGGACAAGAATTGCTAAAACTTCGAAAATTTTTAGCTCGATATAGCTACGATCCTTTTGAGGGTCCTAATGAGCACCCCGAAGAAGAGCTTCCTCTGACTGCGGGAGAATTCATTTATGTCTATGGAGACATGGATGAAGACGGCTGGTTTGTGGGAGAGCTGACGGATGGCACAAGAGGATTTGTCCCCTCTAATTTGGTGGAAGAAGTTTCAGACGACGACCTGGTGACAACTGTGCCTCCAGAGCTACGTGATCTCCTGCAGGATAGCGATGATGAAGTGACGTTttgcagcaggagaagaaagaagaaacgGAGGAATAAATAA